The genomic interval GATCTCTCATTGCCTGTTGGTAGTACAAGCATCTAATTGATTTACCTATTTTAAAGAGTGTTTTAGAATTTGTTTAGATATTTGTATCAATTTTCTTTTAAATCACAATTACCAATTAAAATTGAATTGATGGAGGAGCATTTGGAGCGGAAGAAATTTTATATTCGTTATAATCCATTCCTATATTGTAGTTATTGCATATATAATGCATTAGTGGTACAGTTAGTTTGTTACAAAGGATCAGAGAACAAAGTTATTCAGCGTTTCTTGCGATGAGGTAGAATTATGGTATGGTTTATCAAATAATGGGTTTATATTTGAATATAGTATGTTACAGATTCAAAGATATTATAGCTCCGTCGTCTGACATTCGAATATACCAGTCTTTCCAAATGTATTTTTCATCATATCGGATTAAGAAATGATTTCTAAAATCAATTATGAAATGTATAATAATTTTTATTCATACAATCTAAATTATTTATTTAAAGAACAATTTTCCGTTGGTAATCTGGAGGATAAATCTCAAGAGGTTATTTGATAAGATGAAAGAAATGATTGATGAAGGGGATTCTGTCCCCATTTACCTTAAAATATCCTTAGTAGAACCAATTTTGTTAAAATGCACGGAAGAATCAACTTTTTTTACCATCTTTGAATCTATACAAAAAACCGAATTTACTAATGAGTATAATTTAAAAAAATATCTATTTCATTTAGTTAATGCTAATTTTGTAAAATATATTGGAAAAAGAAAAACATACGTTATATCTGACTGTGGGGCGGATTTACTTCACCTGATATATGTTCAAATACAGCGTAATGTCGTGGATTATCAATTTCTTACAATCAAAGTAGATTGATAACAACTATAATTATCAGTAGTACATGTAATAATTTAACATTTCAAACTGATCGAGAAAAAATCTAGACATTGTTAGGAAAAGGACATTACAATTTCAATTGTCAATTGGGTCTTAGTTATTTTTAGAATGAAAACAAATAAACATTTTCACATTATTAGTCATCATCAAAGATATATCTAGAAATTAACCTCATAGTGATGGATTAATACTTTTGACTACATCATAGTTCTATTTCATATTTCAAATTGGTTATGTTTACTCTACCCGATAAAAACGCGCAGACCATGTGTCTTACTTCATAATAAGTGTTCTCTTTTGATTGATAAAGAGAAATTAGCTAATAAGATCTTAGTTTGATTGAAGAGTTTAATGTGATAAAATTAGATAAATGTACCACAAATTATAATTGTTTGTAATGGTTATCTAAATAGTACGCCTACACGTACCTAATACAGGCATTCAAAAATCAAAACGGAGTGGATCCCCGGTAGCAGTAACTAAAGTCAGCAAATCGATTGGTATTGCGCTGTTGATCCATTTCGCCTCTTAGATAAATGTACCACAAATTATAATTAAGTGATAATAGTAATGAATTTCATACACATTCAAGTGTATCCCAGTGGGACGATCTAATGGAGGAATATGAAATGGGTCAATAAACTCATCGATTCATTTCACATTCCTAAATCTTGCATCTAGATGATGTATATGCTCCTTTTCTACATTTACAATAACATCACCATTAGCTGAGTCTAGTTAGATAAGATAAATTGATAGTTAAAAATATTGTTCTACATATTAATATGATGAATAGTAATAGTAATAGTAACCACACCAATATAAGTAAAAAGTATGTTGATTTGAAAAATCATTTCAAAAGCGTTGTCAATAGCATCAAAGAATGTTTTCCTTATGTTGACGAGATACTGATACTAGATATTCTTAGACTAGAATATTTCAAACCAGATTGGCAGGGAACCATTACCATTGAAATCCAGTACAGAAAGAATTCTGTTAATTTGGATGAAAAAAAGGACAAACTCTATGATAAATTCCAAATGCTTCCCATGGAAATGAATGAAAATACCCTGCGTTTTAAGGCCAAAAAAATGTTTTTGAAAGATATTGAAGAATTATTTGATAATGATTCAGATATAGCATATGTCACCGGCAGTGCCAGACCTACTGAAGATGAACAATACCCTTCATCACAATGAAGCTAAATCGTCATTATCTACTTTTAATACACAAGTCCTTTTACTTATTTAGTAGCACTATTTTTTTAATATAATAGGATTTACCAATTATATTATCAAACCTTAATGCATAAGATAAATAAGGCAAACCATGTGTCCAAAATGATATATCTGTCAGAGATTAACCTGAAGTGGTGAGAGAAAGTATTAAGGACAAAAATAATACTTATGATAAAATTAAGCATCTTGTTGAGGTAGACGACGATATTTTGGCCGTTTTTACAATAATCTCGTCTCAAATAAAAGAATTATATATAGCCAAGAATTCCACAATCGATAGCAAATACGTAGATTTAATAGTTAATAATTTAGGTTATAACAAAAGCACAGACATTGATATTTCAACAGAAATAATTGAACAAGATGCTAAAAAGAATCTACTAGGAAATTTGAAATGGATAGTTTTAGAATACGATGAGATGAGAATATTAAAAATATATGAGTCAGATAAAATTATATTTGTTCTAATAAACAGTAATACTCAATTAGAGCATACTGTAGATAACATATTAGGATATTATTACGAATCAGAGGAATTACCAAAGAGTCTTTTTTAATATTGATAATTTGATGTGTATAACATATATCTATCTCCTTTTAGTATGTTATGTTATTATACTGAATACAATGTCAACAAATTAGATAGTTTATGGCTGCAGAATCTGTTTTTATTCACATAGTTATTTCGCTTTCAATACTCCTTTTTAGTGCAAAAATATTTGCAGAAATATTTCAGAGAATTAAACAGCCTGTTGTTCTGGGTGAACTGTTGGCTGGAATTATAGTAGGACCTTATGCATTAGGAGGCTTACCATTATTTGATGGTCAGCCCCTAGTAGTACTAGATGAAACTATCAAGCACATAGGCGAGCTTGCTGCTATCGTAATCTTATTTATAGCAGGTCTTGAAATCACTCCAAGAGAATTTCTTAGAGGAGGTGCAGCATCATTTACAATTGGATCATTAGGTGTCATTGTACCGTTCTCAGTAGGTTTCATTATACTTACAATCTATGGCTTAGATTCGTTTGAGGTATTACTGATTGCTACAGCATTGACGGCTACCAGCATAGCAATCTCTATTCAGGTTTTAACAGAACTTGGAAAAATGCAGTCCAAGGAGGCTCGACTCATACTTGGCGCAGCAATAGTAGACGACATACTTGCAATAGCAATATTATCTGTCGTTGTTACAATGGTTCAATCTGGAGATACTACACCTGAAATAGCAGATGTTGCCTTTCTAATATTAAAAATTCTAGGATTATTTGCTGTGCTATTAATTGGAGCAATTTTCCTTATTCCAAGAATACTTCATAGGGAGAAACTATGGCGTTCAAGAGGAAGTATAGAAGGGATTACGACAGCGATTTTCTTTGGTATAGCTGGTGTTGCAGCTTATGTTGGTTTGTCTCCTATAGTTGGTGCTTTTGCTGCAGGTATGGCTGTCGCTAGTACTAAACTAATAAAACAGGTAGAAGAGTATGCTCATAAGCTACAGTTTATTTTTGCACCTCTATTTTTTGCGATTATAGGTGCCCAGGTCGATCTGAGGGGCGTAAATATCGACGTATTAATAATTGCAGGCATAATCATATCAATAGCAATTTTTACAAAGCTAATAGGATGTGGACTACCCTCAGTGATCTTTCTCAAAGATAAAACAAAATCCATGAGAGTTGGAATAGGTATGGTGTCTCGAGGTGAGGTAGGACTCATAGTCGCTGGAGTTGGGGTAACGACAGGAACACTTTCTAATGACATTTATACTTCAATAATCATAATGGTGGCAATTACGACCATAATCACACCCATATGGCTAAAGAAATCTTACAATAAGGAAATATCTTCTATGAACAAGAAAGTGTGAGAATTCA from Candidatus Nitrosocosmicus hydrocola carries:
- a CDS encoding cation:proton antiporter; protein product: MAAESVFIHIVISLSILLFSAKIFAEIFQRIKQPVVLGELLAGIIVGPYALGGLPLFDGQPLVVLDETIKHIGELAAIVILFIAGLEITPREFLRGGAASFTIGSLGVIVPFSVGFIILTIYGLDSFEVLLIATALTATSIAISIQVLTELGKMQSKEARLILGAAIVDDILAIAILSVVVTMVQSGDTTPEIADVAFLILKILGLFAVLLIGAIFLIPRILHREKLWRSRGSIEGITTAIFFGIAGVAAYVGLSPIVGAFAAGMAVASTKLIKQVEEYAHKLQFIFAPLFFAIIGAQVDLRGVNIDVLIIAGIIISIAIFTKLIGCGLPSVIFLKDKTKSMRVGIGMVSRGEVGLIVAGVGVTTGTLSNDIYTSIIIMVAITTIITPIWLKKSYNKEISSMNKKV